A genomic window from Pygocentrus nattereri isolate fPygNat1 chromosome 22, fPygNat1.pri, whole genome shotgun sequence includes:
- the LOC108412088 gene encoding gastrula zinc finger protein XlCGF26.1-like — protein sequence MHSKCHLIISTVLKTMPNNSSKDRAHRCSECGKSFIDGRNLRRHQYIHTEKPYCCLECAKCFTVQSNLQVHQCVHTGEKPYRCLECGKSFNRKTHLQVHQRIHTGEKPYQCSECGKSFNRKSNLQLHQRIHTGEKPFQCSECGKCFTVYGNLQGHQRIHTGEKPYPCAECGTSFNQKSHLRAHQRIHTGEKPYECTECGKCFTSRSNLKVHRHIHTGEKPYQCLDCGKSFIVKSGLQVHQRIHTGEKPYCCLECGLSFTLRSTLQSHQRIHTGEKPYYCSDCGKSFSQSSPLKKHKCLSTGQKAEEGTHHCSECGQSFSRRSHLQRHQRIHTGEKPYQCLECGKCFSAQGNLQRHQRIHTGVKPFFCSDCGMNFNQKSHLQVHQSVHTGVKPYQCSECEKSFTDRCNFQRHQRIHTGEKPYSCSECGMSFTLQSSLQEHERIHTGEKPFQCSECGKNFNRKSNLQIHQRIHTGEKPYYCSECGMSFTVQINLQIHQRVHTGEKPYQCSECGKSFSHNGAFRKHQRMHMVKKAGQGWMESNIYSGLQTFNLTEADQPPK from the exons ATGCACAGCAAATGCCACCTGATAATCTCCACAGTCCTCAAAACAATGCCGAACAATTCCAGCAAAGACAGGGCTCACCGCTGCTCCGAGTGCGGGAAGAGTTTTATCGACGGACGTAATCTCCGAAGACACCAGTACATTCACACAGAGAAACCGTATTGTTGCTTAGaatgtgcaaaatgttttaCGGTACAGAGTAATCTCCAAGTGCACCAGTgcgttcacacaggagagaaaccgtaccGATGCttagagtgtgggaagagtttcaaTCGGAAGACTCATCTCCAggtacaccagcgcattcacacaggagagaaaccgtatcagtgctctgaatgtgggaagagttttaatcgaAAGAGTAACCTCCAactacaccagcgcattcacacgggagagaagccGTTTCAGTGTTCAGAATGTGGGAAATGCTTTACTGTGTATGGGAATCTTCAAGGGCACcaacgcattcacacaggagagaaaccgtatcccTGCGCAGAATGTGGGACAAGTTTTAATCAAAAAAGCCATCTCCGagcacaccagcgcattcacaccggagagaaaccgtatGAGTGCACGGAATGTGGGAAGTGCTTTACTTCACGGAGTAATCTCAAAGTGCACCGACAcattcacacgggagagaagccGTACCAGTGTTTagactgtgggaagagttttattGTGAAGAGCGGCCTCCAAGTTCACCAGCGCATTcatacaggagagaaaccgtattgcTGTTTAGAGTGTGGACTGAGTTTTACTCTGCGGAGCACTCTCCAGAgtcaccagcgcattcacacaggagagaaaccgtattactgctcggactgtgggaagagtttttcACAGAGTAGTCCCCTCAAAAAACACAAGTGCCTTAGCACAGGACAGAAGGCTGAAGAGGG AACTCACCACTGCTCggagtgtggacagagtttttCTCGCAGAAGTCATCTCCAgcgacaccagcgcattcacacaggagagaaaccgtatcagtgctTAGAGTGTGGGAAGTGTTTTAGTGCACAGGGTAATCTCCaaagacaccagcgcattcacacaggagtaAAACCATTTTTCTGTTCAGACTGTGGAATGAATTTTAATCAAAAGAGTCATCTGCAAGTACACCAGAGCGTTCACACAGGCGTGAAGCCATATCAGTGCTCTGAGTGTGAAAAGAGCTTTACTGACAGATGCAATTTCCAaagacaccagcgcatccacacaggggAAAAACCTTATTCCTGTTCAGAGTGCGGAATGAGCTTCACTCTGCAGAGCAGTCTCCAAGAACAcgagcgcattcacacaggagagaaaccgtttcagtgctcagagtgtggaaaaaACTTTAATCGAAAGAGCAACCTCCAAATacatcagcgcattcacacaggagagaagccgtattactGTTCGGAGTGTGGAATGAGCTTCACGGTGCAGATTAAtctccaaatacaccagcgcgtacacacaggagagaaacc
- the LOC108412091 gene encoding zinc finger protein 239-like, whose amino-acid sequence MPYDFLHTNTSHRKMANSSSKKRTHHCSECGKSFSAQGNLKRHQSIHMGVKPYSCSQCGMSFNQKSHLQVHQSIHTGEKPYQCSECGKSFTDRCNLQTHQRIHTGEKPYSCSECAMSFTVLSNLQVHRRIHTGEKPFQCLECGKSFTEQSHLQRHQHVHTGEKPYYCSECGRSFSQKSHLQRHQRVHTGEKPYQCSKCGKSFNQKSHLQGHQRVHTGEKPYSCSDCGMSFVQLSGLQIHQRVHTGEKPYQCSECGKRFTHSGALTKHQRVHIGKKAGQE is encoded by the coding sequence ATGCCTTATGATTTTCTCCACACCAACACATCTCATAGAAAAATGGCAAACAGTTCCAGCAAAAAGAGAACTCACCACTGCTCGGAGTGTGGAAAGAGCTTTAGTGCGCAGGGTAATCTCAAAAGACACCAGAGTATTCACATGGGAGTGAAACCGTATTCCTGTTCACAGTGTGGGATGAGTTTCAATCAAAAGAGTCATCTCCAAGTACACCAgagcattcacacaggagagaaaccgtaccAGTGCTCTGAGTGTGGAAAGAGCTTTACTGACAGATGTAACctccaaacacaccagcgcatccacacaggggAAAAACCGTATTCCTGTTCGGAGTGCGCAATGAGCTTCACAGTGCTGAGTAATCTCCAAGTACACCGGcgtattcacacaggagagaaaccgtttcAGTGCTTAGAgtgcgggaagagttttacAGAACAAAGTCATCTCCAAAGACACCAGCatgttcacacaggagagaaaccgtattactgctcagagtgtggaaggAGTTTTAGTCAAAAGAGTCATCTGCAAAGACACCAGCGCGTTcatacaggagagaagccgtatcagtgctccaaatgtgggaagagttttaatcagAAGAGTCATCTCCAAGGACACCAGCGCgttcacacaggagaaaaaCCGTATTCCTGTTCGGACTGTGGGATGAGCTTCGTTCAGCTGAGTGGtctccaaatacaccagcgcgttcacacaggagagaaaccgtatcagtgctcagaatgTGGGAAGCGTTTTACACACAGTGGTGCCCTCACAAAACACCAGCGTGTTCACATAGGAAAGAAAGCCGGACAAGAGTAG